From a region of the Bradyrhizobium diazoefficiens genome:
- the phaZ gene encoding polyhydroxyalkanoate depolymerase, translating into MPIGEFGGAPPLAAEGSPVLTTPMYWMYEMAHASLNPARAVTDATKLLFQNPLNPWARTEVGKSVAAACELFERTTRRYGKPEWGLHDTEVNGIRVPVEVRSVWEKPFCKLLYFDRKFARPLRSPQPRVLIVAPMSGHYATLLRGTVEAFLPAHEVYITDWADARMVPLSEGRFDLDDYIDYIVEMLHVLGGNTHVMAVCQPSVPVVAAVSVMEARRDPFVPISMTLMGGPIDTRRNPTAVNNLAQERGIDWFRNHVITKVPFPHPGMMRDVYPGFLQLNGFISMNLDRHMDAHKQLFAHLVKGDGDLADKHREFYDEYLAVMDLPAEYYLQTVDTVFVKHSLPKGEMTHRGTRIDPSKVTRVALMTVEGENDDISGLGQTEATHTLCSSIPDHRRIHYVQKGVGHYGVFNGSRFRSEIVPRIHDFMVSAANPSSLQARAAE; encoded by the coding sequence ATGCCCATTGGTGAGTTTGGCGGCGCGCCGCCCCTGGCGGCTGAAGGCAGTCCGGTCCTGACGACGCCGATGTACTGGATGTACGAGATGGCGCACGCCTCCCTCAATCCGGCCCGTGCGGTCACTGACGCGACCAAGCTGCTGTTTCAGAATCCGCTTAATCCCTGGGCTCGCACCGAGGTCGGCAAGTCGGTCGCCGCGGCCTGCGAACTGTTCGAGCGCACCACGCGCCGCTACGGCAAGCCGGAATGGGGCCTGCACGACACCGAGGTCAACGGCATCCGCGTGCCTGTCGAAGTCCGCTCGGTCTGGGAAAAGCCGTTCTGTAAGCTGCTTTACTTCGATCGCAAATTCGCCCGTCCTTTGCGCAGCCCGCAGCCGCGCGTCCTGATCGTCGCGCCAATGTCGGGCCATTATGCGACGCTGCTGCGCGGCACGGTCGAGGCCTTCCTGCCCGCCCATGAGGTCTACATCACCGATTGGGCCGATGCCCGCATGGTGCCGCTCAGCGAAGGCCGCTTCGATCTCGACGACTATATCGACTACATCGTCGAGATGCTGCACGTTCTCGGCGGCAACACCCATGTCATGGCGGTGTGCCAGCCCTCCGTGCCCGTTGTCGCCGCCGTCTCGGTCATGGAAGCGCGGCGTGATCCCTTCGTGCCGATCTCGATGACGCTGATGGGCGGCCCGATCGACACCCGTCGCAATCCGACCGCGGTGAACAACCTCGCGCAGGAGCGCGGCATCGACTGGTTCCGCAACCACGTCATCACCAAGGTGCCGTTCCCGCATCCGGGCATGATGCGCGACGTCTATCCGGGATTCTTGCAGCTCAACGGCTTCATCAGCATGAATCTCGACCGGCATATGGACGCCCACAAGCAGCTGTTTGCTCATCTCGTGAAGGGCGACGGCGACTTGGCCGATAAGCATCGCGAGTTCTATGACGAATATCTCGCCGTGATGGACCTCCCCGCAGAGTATTACCTGCAGACGGTCGACACCGTGTTCGTGAAGCACTCGCTGCCGAAGGGCGAGATGACCCATCGCGGAACACGCATCGATCCCTCCAAGGTCACGCGCGTGGCGTTGATGACGGTCGAAGGCGAGAACGACGACATCTCCGGTCTCGGCCAGACCGAAGCAACGCACACATTGTGCAGTTCGATCCCCGATCATCGCCGCATTCATTACGTCCAGAAGGGCGTCGGACATTACGGCGTGTTCAACGGCTCGCGCTTCAGGTCGGAAATCGTGCCGCGGATCCATGACTTCATGGTTTCGGCGGCGAATCCGAGCTCGTTGCAGGCGCGCGCTGCCGAATAG
- a CDS encoding ABC transporter permease: MTDLSLHRGISVQRIGAMILRYWYLLMSSWPRLLELLYWPALQVITWGFIQYYIAQNASFFARAGGTLIGAVILWDILFRGQLGFSISFLEEMWARNLGNLMMSPLRPIEFLLSLTVMSLIRLAIGVIPMTLLALFLFHFNVYALGLPLIAFFCNLIFTSWSVGIFVSGLVLRNGLGAESIVWTLMFAIMPLACIYYPVSVLPVFLQYVAWTLPPTYVFEGMRALLIENTFRTDLMLDALAINVGLLVASFAAFLALLRSAKKNGSLLSGGE; this comes from the coding sequence ATGACCGATCTCTCCCTCCACCGGGGCATTTCCGTGCAGCGCATCGGCGCGATGATCCTGCGCTATTGGTATCTGCTGATGTCGTCCTGGCCGCGGCTGCTCGAACTCTTGTACTGGCCGGCGCTTCAGGTCATCACCTGGGGTTTCATCCAGTATTACATCGCGCAGAACGCCAGCTTTTTCGCCCGCGCCGGCGGCACGCTGATCGGCGCCGTCATCCTCTGGGACATCCTGTTTCGCGGCCAGCTCGGCTTCTCCATCTCGTTTCTGGAAGAGATGTGGGCGCGCAACCTCGGCAACCTCATGATGAGCCCCTTGAGGCCGATCGAGTTTCTGCTGTCGCTGACGGTCATGAGCCTGATCCGGCTCGCGATCGGGGTCATCCCGATGACGCTGCTGGCGCTGTTCCTGTTTCACTTCAACGTCTATGCGCTCGGCCTGCCCTTGATCGCGTTCTTCTGCAATCTGATCTTCACGAGCTGGTCGGTCGGCATCTTCGTCTCGGGTCTCGTACTGCGGAACGGCCTTGGCGCCGAGAGCATCGTCTGGACCTTGATGTTCGCGATCATGCCGCTCGCCTGCATCTACTATCCCGTCAGCGTGCTGCCGGTCTTTCTGCAATACGTCGCCTGGACGCTGCCACCGACCTATGTGTTCGAAGGAATGCGCGCGCTCCTGATCGAGAACACCTTCCGCACCGACTTGATGCTGGATGCACTGGCCATCAATGTGGGCCTTCTGGTTGCATCCTTTGCGGCATTCCTTGCCCTTTTGCGCAGTGCCAAGAAGAATGGCTCGCTGCTCTCGGGCGGCGAATAG
- a CDS encoding SprT family zinc-dependent metalloprotease, protein MICFCAERFPWRRLWQNPGALLPSGLTDMATRALLYRRPHEPKTLVITHGSQFFAIRLRRHRRARRYTLRIHPSDREAILTMPPRGTLADAKDFAQRHGAWIAARLGRLPKAAPFQPGTVIPLRGTPHRIVHRAGTRGTVWTEVRDSGERILCVAGGLEHVDRRVSDFLKREARRDLQRSAEAYAAELGVRVKRLSIRDQSSRWGSCTSAGSLSFSWRLILAPPFVLDYLAAHEVAHLVEMNHSARFWRVCGRVCPSMERAKKWLDTYGNDLHRYGVED, encoded by the coding sequence ATGATTTGTTTTTGCGCCGAGCGCTTTCCCTGGCGGCGGTTATGGCAGAATCCGGGCGCCCTCCTGCCCTCCGGACTGACAGACATGGCCACTCGCGCGCTCCTCTATCGGCGGCCCCACGAACCGAAGACCCTCGTCATCACCCACGGATCGCAGTTTTTTGCGATCCGATTGCGCCGGCACCGCCGCGCGCGCCGTTACACGCTTAGAATTCATCCGAGCGACCGCGAAGCCATCCTCACCATGCCGCCGCGTGGCACGCTCGCCGATGCCAAAGATTTCGCGCAGCGCCACGGCGCCTGGATCGCCGCGCGTCTTGGCCGCTTGCCGAAGGCCGCGCCGTTCCAGCCGGGCACGGTGATACCACTGCGCGGCACGCCGCATCGCATCGTTCATCGCGCCGGCACGCGTGGCACGGTGTGGACCGAGGTGCGCGACAGCGGTGAACGCATCCTCTGCGTCGCCGGCGGGCTCGAACATGTCGATCGCCGCGTCAGCGACTTCCTCAAGCGCGAGGCGCGCCGCGATCTCCAGCGTTCGGCCGAGGCCTACGCAGCCGAGCTCGGCGTCAGGGTCAAGCGGCTCTCGATCCGCGATCAGTCGAGCCGCTGGGGTTCCTGCACCTCGGCCGGCTCGCTGTCGTTCTCGTGGCGCCTGATCCTCGCGCCGCCCTTCGTGCTCGACTACCTCGCCGCGCACGAGGTCGCCCACCTCGTCGAGATGAACCACTCGGCGCGGTTCTGGCGCGTCTGCGGAAGAGTCTGCCCATCGATGGAGCGCGCCAAGAAGTGGCTCGACACATATGGCAATGATCTGCACCGCTACGGCGTCGAGGATTAG
- a CDS encoding ABC transporter ATP-binding protein, whose amino-acid sequence MTENGKASSRPTVADRGASAAIAVDHLVKVYKQTRAVDDISFSLPRGSITGLLGGNGAGKTTTIAMIMGLVLPTSGRVQVLGHPMPEESASVLGRMNFESPYVDMPMRLTVRQNLTVFGKLYAVKNLAGRIADLADDLDLTEFIDRANGKLSAGQKTRVALAKALINRPELLLLDEPTASLDPDTADWVRAHLERYRKENNATILLASHNMLEVERLCDRVIIMKRGRIEDDDTPEAIMARYNRTTLEEVFLDVARGRVNGAKEAAR is encoded by the coding sequence ATGACCGAGAATGGCAAGGCTTCAAGTCGGCCGACTGTCGCGGATCGAGGCGCCTCCGCGGCGATCGCGGTCGATCATCTCGTCAAGGTCTACAAGCAGACCCGCGCCGTCGACGACATCTCCTTTTCGCTGCCGCGCGGCAGCATCACCGGCCTTCTGGGCGGCAACGGCGCCGGCAAGACCACGACCATCGCGATGATCATGGGCCTGGTGCTGCCGACCTCCGGCCGCGTGCAGGTGCTCGGGCACCCGATGCCCGAGGAAAGCGCTTCCGTGCTCGGGCGGATGAATTTCGAGAGCCCCTATGTCGACATGCCGATGCGGCTCACGGTGCGGCAGAACCTCACCGTGTTCGGCAAGCTCTATGCAGTGAAGAACCTCGCCGGCCGCATCGCCGACCTCGCGGACGATCTCGATCTCACCGAGTTCATCGACCGGGCCAATGGCAAGCTGTCCGCCGGGCAGAAGACCCGCGTCGCACTTGCGAAGGCACTGATCAACCGACCCGAGCTGCTGCTTCTGGACGAGCCGACCGCCTCGCTCGACCCTGATACCGCCGACTGGGTGCGGGCGCATCTGGAGCGCTATCGCAAGGAGAACAACGCCACCATCCTCCTGGCCTCGCACAACATGCTCGAGGTCGAGCGGCTCTGCGACCGCGTCATCATCATGAAGCGCGGCCGCATCGAGGACGACGACACGCCGGAGGCGATCATGGCGCGCTACAACCGCACCACGCTGGAGGAGGTGTTTCTGGACGTCGCACGCGGCCGGGTGAACGGCGCGAAGGAGGCGGCGAGGTGA